TTTTTTGAACAATGTGTGCGACATCACCGGGGCATCATCGCCATCGAACCAACTTGCATAGTTCTTGTCGATGAATTTGCCGAACTGGCTATTGGCCTCTATTTTCTGTGATTCCAGAATTTCGAACATGCTTGAATCTTCGATATCCTCCAGGCGCAGTTCCCAATAGATCAATTTTTTATACAAATCGGCCCATTCCTCCCAAGAATTGACCATCGACAGGTCCATCGCAATTTTTCTAAACTCTTGCTGGTAATTGGCGGTGGTGCGCTCAGAGACCAAGCGCGAATTGTCAAGGCTTTTCTTTAGCGAGAGCAATATCTGGTTCGGATTGACGGGTTTTATGAGATAGTCGGCTATCTGTGAGCCGATGGCTTCGTCCATGATATATTCTTCCTCACTTTTGGTGATCATGACCACGGGCAATGAGGCATCTATCTGTTTGATCTCGTTCAAGGTTTCCAGACCAGAAATGCCCGGCATGTTCTCATCCAAAAAAACGATATCGAACGTGGTATCGCGAATTTCTTCGAGTGCCTCTTGGCCGCTCTTGCAAGTGGTAACGCGGTAATCTTTCTTTTCAAGGAAGAGTATGTGGGGTTTCAGCAAGTCAATCTCATCATCGACCCAGAGAATGGAAATATTACTCATATAGTGGTTATCTTTACGGACTTGAAATTTTGAACCTTAAAACTGAAACATTTTTGTCCCAGACCAACAAGCTCAACATATTCAACGATCCAATTTACGGTTTTATTGGCACTCAGAATGAACTAATTTTCAGTCTGGTCGAGCATCCGTATTTTCAGCGATTGCGGCGCATTTCGCAGATGGGCATGTCGTATCTGGTGTTTCCCGGGGCCCATCATACGCGGTTCCACCATGCTTTGGGCAGTATGTACCTGATGCAGCGGGCCATTGAGGTGTTGCGGTTAAAGGGTGTTGCTATTTCGGATGATGAAGAGAACGGACTTTTATGTGCCATTTTACTGCACGACATTGGCCACGGCCCTTTTTCGCACGCATTGGAAAATTCATTGGTCCATGGCATTGCCCACGAACAGCTGTCGTTACGTTTTATGGGGCACCTGAACAAAGAGCATGATGGTGGGTTAGACATTGCGTTACAAATTTTTCAGGGGACGTATCCGAGAAAGTTCATGAATCAATTGGTCTCGAGCCAGTTGGATATGGATCGTATGGATTATCTAAAACGCGACAGTTTCTATACGGGGGTAACCGAGGGCAACATCAACTCAGAACGGCTCATTACCATGCTCAATGTAGTGGATGAAGGGCTGGTAGTGGAAGAAAAAGGCATTTATGCCGTCGAAAAATTTTTGATGGCCAGACGGTTCATGTACTGGCAGGTATACCTGCACAAGACCAGTTTAATGGCCGAACTGCTGTTGGTGAAAATATTGAAGAGAGCACGCCATTTGGTCGAAAAGGGAGTTCAACTAGAGGCAAGCGAACCATTGAAGTTCTTTTTGTACGAAACGATTGCCCTGAAAGACTTTGATGATACCGTACTAGATACATTTGCCAAACTTGACGATATAGATGTACTATCGGCCATAAAAAAGTGGCAGGATAGCGACGATTTTGTACTATCCAAGATGTGTAAGATGCTTCTCGATCGAAGGTTGCTGAAGATAAAACTGAAGAACAAACCGGTGGCGCAAAAGAAAATGGACAAAAAATTGGAGTGGGTCAAATACAACTACTCATTGAGTGCTGAAGAAGCGTCCTATTTTGTGTTCGCTGGTATGGTAAAAAACCAAGCCTATGATAGTGAATACCAAAAAATAAACATATTGGAAAAAAGCGGAAAGGTGACCGACCTGACAAAAGCCTCTGACCACATTAATCCTAGCTCTTTCTCGCTTACCACAACAAAATATTACCTCTGTTTCCCCAAGGAAAGCGTTTGACAAAATTTCTTACTTTTGCAGCGATGAAATTTACGGCCACCCAAATTGCTGGAATACTGGAGGGAGAAGTTGAGGGAAATCCTCAAACGGCCGTCCATAAGCTATCAAAAATTGAGGAGGGCGAAAAGGGATCATTGACCTTTTTGGCGAATCCGAAGTATACGCCTTACATCTATTCCACAAAGGCTTCCATTACCATTGTCAACAAAGATTTTGTGCCAGAACAAAAGCTTTCGACCACCCTTATCAAGGTTGATGATGCCTATAAATCCTTCTCAAAACTATTGGAATATTACAATCAGGTAAAAAATAATAAAGTAGGCATCGAAAACCCATCGTACATCTCAGAAACAGCTGAATATGGCGAGGGATTTTATCTGGGTGCCTTTTCATATCTGGGCGATAATGTGAAAATTGGCAAGAACGTAAAGGTCTACCCCAATGTCTATATTGGTGACAATGTCAGCATTGGCGACAACGTAATGGTTTTTGCCGGTGCCAAGATCTACTCAGAATCCATCATAGGTGACAATTGCGTAATACACAGTGGGGCCATTATAGGTGCCGATGGTTTTGGGTTTACGCCAGATGAAAACGGTGAATATAGCAAGGTACCGCAGACCGGCAACGTAATCTTGGAAGACAATGTCGATGTTGGTGCTGGTACCACTATAGATAGGGCCACACTGGGTTCGACCATTCTTCGAAAAGGGGTCAAGTTGGACAATCAGATTCAAATCGCCCATAATGTCGAGATTGGCGAACATACCGCGATCGCGGCCCAAACCGGTATTGCGGGTTCTACCAAAATTGGAAAAAATTGTCTTATCGGTGGTCAAGTGGGTATCGTGGGGCACATTACCATAGGCGATAGGGTAAAGGTCCAGGCCCAATCCGGTATCGGCAGAAATGTGAAAGATGACGAGGTATTGCAGGGATCGCCGGCCATAAACTACGGAGACTTCAACAAATCATACGTACACTTCAAGAACCTACCGAAAATCATTAATCGAATAAATGACCTAGAAAAACGGAGTGACAGTGATACAGACAAGCAGTAAGCAAAAAACCATTAAGAAACCGATTTCATTGAAAGGAGTCGGGTTGCATACCGGCGAGAATGTAACCATGACCTTCTTGCCCGCAGAGCCCAATCATGGTTTTGCCTTTAAAAGGATAGACCTTGAAGGGGAGCCCGTTATAGAGGCCGACGCCAATTACGTGGTCAATACACAGAGAGGCACCAATCTTGAAAAAAACGGGGTTAAAATACAGACCTCAGAGCATGTACTGGCCGCTTTGGTAGGCATGGACATCGACAACGTGCTGATCGAGCTCGACGCCCCTGAACCTCCCATTATGGACGGTTCGGCAAAGTTTTTTGTGGAAGCACTGGAGGAGGCAGGAATCGAAGAGCAAGATGCCGACCGTGAAGAGTTTGTGGTCAAAGATGTGATCTCTTATAAAGATGAGGCCACGGGCAGTGAAATAACAGTAATTCCGGCAGATGAATATCAGGTGACCACCATGGTCGATTTCGGCACCAAGGTATTGGGTACCCAAAACGCCACACTTGAGCACATAAGTGATTTTAAGAACGAAATTGCAAATGCCAGAACGTTCAGTTTTCTACATGAACTTGAAATGTTGTTGGAGCATGGCCTTATTAAAGGTGGAGATCTGAACAATGCCATTGTTTACGTGGACAAGGAGATTTCTGAGTCTACCATGAAAAAATTGGAGAAGGCCTTCAACAAGAAGAAACTTTCGGTGAAGCCCAATGGTATATTAGATAATTTAACACTCCACTATCCGAATGAGGCAGCTCGGCACAAACTTTTGGATGTTGTGGGCGATCTTGCCCTTGTTGGAATGCGTATCAGGGGTAAGGTAATAGCAAACAAGCCTGGGCACTTTGTAAATACCCAATTCGCCAAGAAGCTTTCCAAAATAATCAAGATCGAAAAGCGCAACAACGTACCGAACTATGATTTGAACAAACCCCCGTTGATGGATGTTACACAAATCATGAAAATGTTGCCCCACCGGCCCCCATTTCTGTTGGTCGATAAAATTTTGGAATTGACAGACAAACATGTTGTCGGGGTGAAAAATGTGACCATGAACGAGCCCTTTTTTGTGGGGCATTTTCCTGGGGCACCCGTTATGCCGGGTGTTTTGCAGGTAGAGGCCATGGCCCAGACCGGTGGTATTTTGGTGCTGAGTACGGTGCCAGACCCCGAGAATTACCTCACCTACTTTATAAAGATTAACAATGTCAGGTTCAAACAACAGGTCGTTCCAGGAGATACATTGATATTTGATTGCGATTTGATTTCTCCGATTCGAAGAGGCATTTGCCACATGCAGGCATATGCCTATGCCAATGGTAAATTGGCGACCGAGGCAGAATTGATGGCCCAAATCGTGAAAGTAAAAAATAATTAAAAAATGAACCAACCCCTTGCATACGTTCATCCCGGGGCAAAAATTGCCAAGAATGTGGTCATCGAGCCGTTCACGACCATCCATAACAACGTCACCATTGGTGAGGGCACGTGGATCGGTTCCAATGTGACCATTATGGAAGGTGCCCGTATCGGTAAGAACTGCAATATTTTTCCCGGAGCCATTATTTCGGCTCCGCCACAAGATCTAAAGTACCAAGGTGAGGAAACCACCGTGCACATTGGTGACAACACTACCATTCGTGAGTGCGCCACCATCAACAAGGGCACTGCAGATAGAATGAAGACCGTAATCGGCAATAACTGTTTGATTATGGCCTATTGCCACGTAGCGCATGACTGCCTAATAGGTGATGGCTGCATATTTTCGAACAATTCGACCCTTGCAGGCCATGTTACCATAGGCGATAATGTGGTGTTGGCGGGTATGGTGGCCGTGCATCAATTTGTTTCAATCGGCAGGCATGCCTTTGTGACCGGAGGTTCATTGGTAAGAAAAGATGTGCCACCTTACGTCAAGGCCGCACGTGAGCCATTGTCATATGTGGGCATTAATTCCGTTGGCCTTCGCCGAAGAGGGTTCGAGGCAGAGAAAATCCGTGAGATACAGAACATTTACAGAATACTTTACCAAAAGCATTACAACAACTCACAAGCGGCCGAAATTATTGAGGCCGAAATGGAGGCTACCCCCGAGAGAGATGAAATTCTTCAGTTTATAAGGGATTCGCAACGAGGTATTATGAAAGGATATTTCAGTACAAACTAATTTTCAGAAATGGCAAATACATCAGATATTCGAAAAGGATTGTGCATCCGATACAATAACGACATTTATAAAATAGTCGAGTTTTTGCACGTAAAACCTGGAAAGGGCCCTGCTTTCGTGCGTACAAAATTGAAGAGTGTCACTTCAGGAAAGGTCATAGACAATACTTTTTCTGCTGGGCATAAGATTGAAGATGTCAGGGTCGAGACTCGTTCGTATCAATTTTTGTATTCAGAAGGTGATACCTATCATTTTATGAATACTGATGACTACAACCAGATTGCATTGCAAGAAAGCAATTTGGATGCCCCGGATCTATTGAAAGAGGGCGAAGTGGTCACCATTATTTTCAATGCTGAGGACAATATGCCACTTTCGGTTGAAATGCCCGCCAGTGTCATCCTCGAAGTAACACACACCGAACCAGGGGTAAAAGGCAATACAGCAACCAATGCCACCAAGCCTGCCACTGTAGAGACCGGGGCAAGGATCAATGTGCCTTTGTTCATCAATGAAGGAGATAAAATAAAGGTAGATACTTCGAACAGTTCATACCTAGAACGGGCCAAAGAATAGGGCATGAAATTTCCACGACCATATATGCTCAGCGAAATTGCGGGTATTATTGATTCCGAGTACATCGGTGAAGATGATTTTCCGGTATTGGGGCTGAACGAGATACATGTGGTCGAGAAGGGAGACATCGTGTTTGTGGACCATCCGAAGTATTATGACAAGGCGCTGCAGTCCAAGGCCAGTGTGGTACTTATAAACAAAAAGGTTGAGTGCCCCAAAGGAAAGGCCCTACTCATTTCAGATGACCCATTCAGTGATTTTAATAAGCTGACCCTATATTTCAATCCGTTTACGAGTGCCAGTGCAAGTATCTCAAAATCTGCACAAATCGGTGAGGGTACGGTAGTACAGCCCAATGTCTTTATTGGAAACAACGTAAAAATTGGCAAACATTGTCTCATCCATCCAAACGTTACCATCTACGATGATTGCGTTATAGGCGACCACGTTACGATTCATGCTGGCACCGTCTTGGGCGCCGATGCCTTTTACTACAAAAACCGGCCTGAGGGTTTCGACAAACTGGTGTCAGGAGGCAACGTTGTGATTGAAGACCATGTTGATATTGGTGCTGGGTGCACCATTGACCGCGGTGTCACCGGTAGCACGACAATAAAAGAAGGTTCAAAATTGGATAATCAGATTCAAGTGGGCCATGACACCGTGATCGGCAGAAAATGCCTGATTGCCTCCCAAGTTGGCATTGCGGGCTGTGTGGTGGTGGAAGATGAGGTCATTTTATGGGGACAAGTAGGTGTCACCAGTGGCGCTACCATAGGTAAGGGCGCCGTTATTTTGGCCCAGACGGGTATTGCAAAATCGTTGGAAGGTGGCAAAACCTATTTTGGAAGCCCGGCCGAGGAAGCCCGTGAAAAGATGAAACAATTGGCAGGTGTTCGGCAGATACCCACTATCATCGAAAAGTTAAAAAAGATTGATAATTGATGCTTGGTTTTGAGCTCCAAGCCATATTTTTGCAAGCAAACTAAACGTACAAAATGAGTGTTTTAGTAAACAAAGATTCAAAGATTA
This portion of the Flagellimonas lutaonensis genome encodes:
- a CDS encoding HD domain-containing protein, with translation MSQTNKLNIFNDPIYGFIGTQNELIFSLVEHPYFQRLRRISQMGMSYLVFPGAHHTRFHHALGSMYLMQRAIEVLRLKGVAISDDEENGLLCAILLHDIGHGPFSHALENSLVHGIAHEQLSLRFMGHLNKEHDGGLDIALQIFQGTYPRKFMNQLVSSQLDMDRMDYLKRDSFYTGVTEGNINSERLITMLNVVDEGLVVEEKGIYAVEKFLMARRFMYWQVYLHKTSLMAELLLVKILKRARHLVEKGVQLEASEPLKFFLYETIALKDFDDTVLDTFAKLDDIDVLSAIKKWQDSDDFVLSKMCKMLLDRRLLKIKLKNKPVAQKKMDKKLEWVKYNYSLSAEEASYFVFAGMVKNQAYDSEYQKINILEKSGKVTDLTKASDHINPSSFSLTTTKYYLCFPKESV
- the lpxD gene encoding UDP-3-O-(3-hydroxymyristoyl)glucosamine N-acyltransferase, which produces MKFTATQIAGILEGEVEGNPQTAVHKLSKIEEGEKGSLTFLANPKYTPYIYSTKASITIVNKDFVPEQKLSTTLIKVDDAYKSFSKLLEYYNQVKNNKVGIENPSYISETAEYGEGFYLGAFSYLGDNVKIGKNVKVYPNVYIGDNVSIGDNVMVFAGAKIYSESIIGDNCVIHSGAIIGADGFGFTPDENGEYSKVPQTGNVILEDNVDVGAGTTIDRATLGSTILRKGVKLDNQIQIAHNVEIGEHTAIAAQTGIAGSTKIGKNCLIGGQVGIVGHITIGDRVKVQAQSGIGRNVKDDEVLQGSPAINYGDFNKSYVHFKNLPKIINRINDLEKRSDSDTDKQ
- a CDS encoding bifunctional UDP-3-O-[3-hydroxymyristoyl] N-acetylglucosamine deacetylase/3-hydroxyacyl-ACP dehydratase — translated: MTVIQTSSKQKTIKKPISLKGVGLHTGENVTMTFLPAEPNHGFAFKRIDLEGEPVIEADANYVVNTQRGTNLEKNGVKIQTSEHVLAALVGMDIDNVLIELDAPEPPIMDGSAKFFVEALEEAGIEEQDADREEFVVKDVISYKDEATGSEITVIPADEYQVTTMVDFGTKVLGTQNATLEHISDFKNEIANARTFSFLHELEMLLEHGLIKGGDLNNAIVYVDKEISESTMKKLEKAFNKKKLSVKPNGILDNLTLHYPNEAARHKLLDVVGDLALVGMRIRGKVIANKPGHFVNTQFAKKLSKIIKIEKRNNVPNYDLNKPPLMDVTQIMKMLPHRPPFLLVDKILELTDKHVVGVKNVTMNEPFFVGHFPGAPVMPGVLQVEAMAQTGGILVLSTVPDPENYLTYFIKINNVRFKQQVVPGDTLIFDCDLISPIRRGICHMQAYAYANGKLATEAELMAQIVKVKNN
- the lpxA gene encoding acyl-ACP--UDP-N-acetylglucosamine O-acyltransferase → MNQPLAYVHPGAKIAKNVVIEPFTTIHNNVTIGEGTWIGSNVTIMEGARIGKNCNIFPGAIISAPPQDLKYQGEETTVHIGDNTTIRECATINKGTADRMKTVIGNNCLIMAYCHVAHDCLIGDGCIFSNNSTLAGHVTIGDNVVLAGMVAVHQFVSIGRHAFVTGGSLVRKDVPPYVKAAREPLSYVGINSVGLRRRGFEAEKIREIQNIYRILYQKHYNNSQAAEIIEAEMEATPERDEILQFIRDSQRGIMKGYFSTN
- the efp gene encoding elongation factor P, which codes for MANTSDIRKGLCIRYNNDIYKIVEFLHVKPGKGPAFVRTKLKSVTSGKVIDNTFSAGHKIEDVRVETRSYQFLYSEGDTYHFMNTDDYNQIALQESNLDAPDLLKEGEVVTIIFNAEDNMPLSVEMPASVILEVTHTEPGVKGNTATNATKPATVETGARINVPLFINEGDKIKVDTSNSSYLERAKE
- a CDS encoding UDP-3-O-(3-hydroxymyristoyl)glucosamine N-acyltransferase; translated protein: MKFPRPYMLSEIAGIIDSEYIGEDDFPVLGLNEIHVVEKGDIVFVDHPKYYDKALQSKASVVLINKKVECPKGKALLISDDPFSDFNKLTLYFNPFTSASASISKSAQIGEGTVVQPNVFIGNNVKIGKHCLIHPNVTIYDDCVIGDHVTIHAGTVLGADAFYYKNRPEGFDKLVSGGNVVIEDHVDIGAGCTIDRGVTGSTTIKEGSKLDNQIQVGHDTVIGRKCLIASQVGIAGCVVVEDEVILWGQVGVTSGATIGKGAVILAQTGIAKSLEGGKTYFGSPAEEAREKMKQLAGVRQIPTIIEKLKKIDN